A section of the Corvus hawaiiensis isolate bCorHaw1 chromosome 16, bCorHaw1.pri.cur, whole genome shotgun sequence genome encodes:
- the CCZ1 gene encoding vacuolar fusion protein CCZ1 homolog: MAAAAAGAAGQEKQLAPTLLSFFIYNPKLGPKEGEEEKKILFYHPNEVEKNEKIRNVGLCEAIVQFTRTFSPTKPAKSLHTQKNRQFFHEPEENFWMVMVVRNPIIEKHKDGKPVYEYQEEELLDKVYSSVLQQCYSMYKLFNGTFLKAMEDGGVKVLKERLEKFFHRYLQTLHLQSCDLLDVFCGISFFPLDKMTYLKIQSFINRMEESLNIVKYTAFLYNDQLIWSGLEQDDMRILYKYLTTSLFPRHMEPELAGRDSPIRAEMPGNLQHYGRFLTGPLNLNDPETKCRFPKIFVNTDDTYEELHLIVYKAMSAAVCFMIDASIPPTLEFCRKLDSIVGPQLTVLASDICEQYNINKRISGAEKEPQFKFIYFNHMNLAEKSTIHMRKTPSVSLASVHPDLMKILGDINSDFSRVDEDEEIIVKAMSDYWVVGKKSDQRELYVILNQKNVNLIEVNEEVKKLCATQFNNIFFLD, encoded by the exons atggcggcggcggcggcgggggcggccggccaggaaaagcagctcgCTCCGACCCTCCTCAGTTTCTTCATCTACAACCCCAAGCTGGGGCCCAAAGAGGGAGAG gaagaaaagaagattcTCTTCTATCACCCAAATGAAgtagaaaagaatgaaaaaattagaaatgtgGGGCTATGTGAAGCTATAGTGCAGTTCACGAG gacCTTTAGCCCAACAAAACCTGCAAAATCCCTACATACACAGAAGAATAGACAGTTTTTCCATGAACCTGAAGAAAACTTCTGGATGGTCATG GTTGTACGGAATCCCATAATAGAAAAACACAAAGATGGAAAGCCAGTCTATGAATATCAGGAAGAAGAATTGCTG GACAAGGTTTATAGTTCAGTCCTCCAGCAGTGCTACAGCATGTACAAG CTTTTCAATGGTACATTCCTGAAAGCCATGGAAGATGGGGGTGTGAAAGTTCTAAAGGAGAGACTAGAGAAGTTCTTCCATCGG TACTTGCAGACACTGCACTTACAGTCTTGTGATCTGCTGGATGTGTTTTGTGGAATCAGCTTCTTTCCACTGGATAAAATGACTTACTTGAAAATTCAGTCATTTATTAATAGGATGGAAGAAAGCCTGAACATAGTCAAGTACACTGCATTTCTCTACAATGACCAGCTTATCTG GAGTGGACTGGAGCAAGATGACATGAGAATTTTGTACAAATATCTCACGACATCTCTGTTTCCAAGGCACATGGAGCCTGAG ttagCGGGAAGAGATTCTCCCATACGTGCTGAAATGCCAGGAAATCTACAACACTACGGAAG GTTTCTTACTGGACCTTTAAATCTCAATGATCCAGAGACAAAATGCCGTTTCCCCAAAATATTTGTTAACACTGATGACACTTACGAAGAGCTTCACTTAATTGTTTATAAG gCCATGAGTGCAGCTGTCTGCTTTATGATTGATG cttcaATTCCACCCACACTGGAGTTTTGCAGAAAACTGGACAGCATTGTTGGGCCTCAGCTCACAGTGTTGGCATCAGACATATGTGAACAATACAACATCAACAAGAGAATATCAGG GGCTGAGAAGGAACCTCAATTTAAGTTCATCTATTTCAATCACATGAACTTGGCAGAGAAAAGTACCATTCACATGAGGAAAACACCCAGCGTATCACTTGCATCTGTTCACCCTGACCTCATGAAGATTCTTGGTGACATCAACAGTGACTTCTCCAG AGTTGATGAAGACGAGGAAATTATTGTGAAGGCGATGAGTGATTACTGGGTAGTTGGGAAAAAGTCTGACCAGCGAGAACTGTATGTTATTTTGAAtcaaaaaaatgtaaatctgATTGAAGTTAATG aagaagTGAAGAAACTTTGTGCAACACAgtttaataatattttcttcttggaTTGA